GGATCCAAATATCGCCCGGCCGCGAATTATCGATGATGCAGATCTCCTGGATGCTGTGATCGATAATATCAGTAAAAACATCTAGTGCGAAAAAACATTTCAAAGTGTGGCTACGGTCACACTTTTTTTATTTGGACTGTGTTACAATTTAGCCAGAGCTTACCACTACAAGAAAAGATAAGAGGAGGATGATGGAAACATGTTCTGTTACCAGTGTGAACAAACCGCTGGCGGCAAAGGCTGCACCACTGTAGGGGTCTGTGGCAAGAACGAAGATATTGCGGCTCTGCAGGACCTGCTGGTCTTTGCCCTCAAAGGAATTGCTGCCTATGCCTATCATGCCCGGGAATTAGGTTATGTCGATGAAGAAATTGATGCTTTTATGGAAAAAGCAATGTTCACTACTCTTACCAACGTGGACTTTGACCTGAACCATCATATCGAAATGGTACTGGAAGCTGGTCGTATTAACCTGAAGGCTATGGAGCTGCTGGATAAGGCCAATACCGAACGGTTTGGTACTCCCGTACCTACCACTGTTGAAACCGGCAGCAAGCCTGGCCCTGGTATCCTGGTCACCGGCCATGACCTGCTGGATCTGTATGAGCTGTTGAAGCAAACTGAAGGCACCGGGATCAATATCTATACCCATGGTGAAATGCTGCCGGCCCATGCTTATCCGGAACTGAAGAAATTCCCCCACCTGGTGGGCAACTGGGGCACTGCCTGGCAGAACCAGAAAAAAGAATGGTCCGAGTTCCCTGGCGCTATCCTGGTAACCACCAACTGTGTGCTATTGCCAGCTGAAGCCTATAAAGACCGGATTTTCACCTGTGGTGTAGCGAAGCTGCCCGGTGTACCCCATATTCAGAACCGGGATTTCTCTCAGGTAATTGAAAAAGCCAAATCCCTGCCGCCCTTGCCGGAAGCGCCTAAAGGCACTCTTTCCACCGGCTTCCATCATGTGCCGGTACTGAGCCTGGCCGATAAGATCATTGAAGCGGTGAAAGCAGGCAAAATCAAGCACTTCTTCCTGGTAGGCGGCTGCGATGGTGCCAGGCCGGGACGTAACTACTACACTGAATTCGTGGAAAAGGCTCCTAAGGACACCGTTATCCTCACCCTGGCCTGTGGTAAATATCGCTTCAACCACCTGGATCTGGGGGATATCGATGGTATTCCCCGCCTGATCGATATCGGCCAGTGCAATAACGCCTACTCTGCGATCCAGATCGCTCTGGCCCTGGCCAATGCCTTTAACTGCGGAGTCAACGACCTGCCTCTGAGCCTGGTGCTGTCCTGGTTTGAACAGAAGGCCGTTGCTATCCTGACCACCCTGCTCTACCTGGGTATCAAGAATATGCGCTTAGGTCCTACTCCTCCGGCTTTTGTGACTCCGAATGTATTCAAGGTCTTGCAGGAAAACTACAACCTGCAGCTGATCACAACTCCGGAAGAAGACCTGAAAGCGATTCTTGGCTAAGCAGGAAAACCCCCATCGGTTTACTGGACCGGTGGGGGTTTTTAGTATTTTGTCTGTTATAAGGGTCCGCAAAATTATGGTAAGGTCAATTACACGTTTTATTTTTATCTTACCTTTCCAGATTCAAATGAGCTGAAAACTTTTTCAGGAATGAAACCAGCACATTCACACTCTTCTTGATATCAGGATCTGAATTCAACTGCCGTATTATAGCAAACATGCTTTTGGGTTGTTTGTTTTTGTTTTCTTCTATGGCTTCATTCAAAGAATTTATCATACCCAGTAAAAGCTTGCCGCCACCTAAAGCCAGTACTTGGTCCAGCATCGAAACTAATTCCACTACTTGTTTCAGAATATCAGTAACAACCCCTGCTGTAGAAGAATCTTTTACAGATTTTACTATTCCTACTAGTTCAATTAAAACATCAAATGCGCCTGATTCCTGCAGTTTATTTACTTCAGCAATTAAAGACTGGAGGTTTTTACCGGCCTTTTGAACCTCTCGCAAAAGCTCAATCATTTCCGGCGTATTTAATTCATCGGCAACTTCACCGATTTGAACCACGGTACTGACCAGGTTTTGCACTACCGAAGCATCCATTGAATCAATGGCGGCATTGATAAGGCCTAACAGCTGATTGGTTTTTCCTGCTGCTTCAGAGTCATTTTGAACGGTGTGTACAACATTTTGTGCGGGTTGGGACATGGTTCACCACCCCCTTTACATGATCCCACGAACGGATAACCAGTACAATTCATTGTAAGCAAGCTTAAACCAGTGCAACATTTCAGAAGATGGCATAGGTTGAGGTGGTGTCTTATAATCAAACCAAATATAGGTTGCCTCATTCAAACCTGACTCAATAAAGCAAAACGCTTTACCGCTGTAACGATGAGAAGCAGGGAGTCCTTTTATCTGGCTAATAATATTTTTAACAACTACATCCGCCTGATAATGGGCAGTAGAACCAGCTTTACTTACTGGAAGATTGGTTGCATCACCTAAAACATAAACATTGTCTTGACCAATCATTTTTAAACTGTAACGGTCAGTGGGAATAAATCCGTCTTCATCTCCAATATTGGAATCCCTAACCACTTTTGCTCCGACATGCGCCGGTACGGAGATAAGCAAATCATAAGGATGCGCGGTTCCGTCCATGTTGTATGCCAGTTTTTTGTTTGGATCAACTTCTTCAAGATTAAAGAAAACTTCATACTCGATGCCGCGTTTTTCAAATTCCGCCTCTGCCCATTCGGCAACAGGTTCCAGAGAATGAATACGGCCAATAGGATAAGTATACTTAAGTGTTACTTTATCGCGAATTCCTAAATCTCTGAACAGTTCATCTGCCATAAAAATCCACTCAAGCGGAGCAACAGGACACTTGTGTGGAACATCTATGGTCATTAAGATTGTACCACCTTTAAATTTGAAGAGTTCATCACGTAACTTCGCAGCACCTTCAGGCGTATAGAAATTATGTGAAGCCTCAGCCAGCCCGGGAACTGAATTGAAATCCGGGTACGACCCCGTTGCAATCACCAGAAAATCATAATTATAGGATTGCTTAGTAGTGGTTACAGTGTTGTTGGCTGTATCAATTTTTGTTGCTTCTTCAAGTATAAACTTAACCTTTGGATGTAAAAGATGTTTTTGTTCCCTGGAAAATTGCTCTAATGTGCCTTCGTTAAAGGACATAAATAAAAAACCAGGTTGATAAAGGTGCTGTTTTTTGTTCCCAATAACCAACACTTCTACTTCGCCACTATATATTTCCTTTTGCATGGATTTTGCCAAGCGGTTGGCCACCATGCTACCAGCCACGCCACTCCCTAAAACGATAATGCGTTTGGCCATCAGGTTCACCTCCCTGTGCGAAAATAAAAAATAAATTACTTCAATTTTTTAACAGCTATACGCCAAAAATTCCCGTCTTGCTTACTGTAAACAAGCTCATGTCCCATCTTGCTAACCCATTCCGGAACATCTTTAGCCGAACCACTGTCACTGGATAACAATTCGTATACTTCGCCAACGTTACCTCTTTTAATTGTTTTTACTAACTCCATCAATGGTCCTGGACAAAATGCACCACGAGCATCAATAGTTTTTGTAATTTGTACTTCAGACATATTATTAACCTCCTTCAATTTACATTACAATAATTTGACTGCCTACAGCTTTACCAAGGAAAGCAGTGACACCGATAATATCATCAAATACGTCTACTAAATCTTCTTTCTTCCATTCCATTAAGTCCATTGCCATTGCGCAACCGTATACATTACAGGTGCCCATATCTCTTGCATTTTCTAACAACTGATAAAAAAGTTCAACGTTCTTATTGAGCATCTCCTGGCCAATTTCACCGGTTTTGAAGTTTTTGGATTCAATTACATCTTTGCGGAAAGCTTTAAGTGCATCCATTGTTACAAAAATGTTTACTTCCATGCCGGATACGGCAGCTACTGAACTCACCAAGCAACCTGCATGTAATTTTTCCATTTCTCCGGAAATAAGGATAACAGTTAATTTTGGTTGTTCCATTTTATCTTCTCTCCTTTTTTAGTTTAGTTTTGTGAATCTTTTCAACCGCTTTTTTATTTGAAAAATTTTCTTACCTTTTTGAGATTCTCACCACCTTGATACATCTTAGATTGGTATTATGTAAGTTTTAATAAATTTCCCCCGTCACTTTATATTTTTGTTTTCATAAATTATTTGACGCAGGGAAAACTTTATCATACTACTTAATCCGTATTTTAAGTTATTACATATACCCCGTATATGTATTCTTTTATTATTATAATTCACTAAATTCGCTTTGTCAATCATTTATTGAAAAGTCAGCGCTGAAGCATGAAGTTTTTGAGAAGTCTTCTATTTTAGATAACTAACACTTTTTAATGTTTGCTAAGGTTCAAAGTTCTTAGGTATGATATTGCAAAAAAAAAGAAGACACTACGACTCTTTAGAGTTAAAATAATGTTAGGGGAGATATTATGACACGAGGTGACCACTGATGGCGATTCTGGAAACAGCCAATATTGAGCAAGGCATGCCCACGGTGGAGCAGGCCCGGCTGCGCTTGCTGCAGGCCCTGCGGGGTGCCAAAGCCCGGCGGGCCAAGGCAGTAAAAGTAATCCACGGCTACGGTTCCAGTGGGGTGGGTGGCACTTTGCGGGGGGAAATGCAAAAAGCCCTGGCTGCTCACCGCCGCTCAGGCTTAATTCGTCACTTTGTTTCCGGTGATAAATGGTCCATCTTTACGCCGGAAGGGCGGAGGGCTCTGGAACTGGTGCCGGAACTGAAAGGGGACCGGGACCTGGACCGGGGTAATCCGGGAATAACGATTGTTATTTTGTAGGCAATAGCACCCTTTTACCCCCTCTGTCATAGGCTGAAATGAAGTCCTGACAGAACGGGGGGTGATGCCGGTTGAAGACAGCGACATATCTGGCAGCTGTACCTGCCCGCCGCAGCTGGCTATCCAGCCTGGGCCCGGCCGTGGTGGTAGCGGTGGCCTATGTCGATCCAGGCAATTTTGCTGCCAACCTGGAAGGGGGAGCCCGTTTCGGCTACAGCCTGCTCTGGGTACTGCTGCTCAGCAATTTAATGGCAATTTTTCTGCAGCGCCAGTCAGCCAAACTGGGGATTGGCGCCGGGAAAGACCTGGCCACACTGTGCGGGGAACAGTTTCGGCCAGGAGTCAATCGCCTGTTATGGTTACTGGCGGTAATCGCCGCTATGGCTACTGATCTGGCTGAATTTCTGGGAGCGGCCCTGGGGTTTTATTTGCTGCTGGGGGTTCCCCTCTGGCTGGCCGGGCTATTGACAGCGGTGGTGACTGTTTCCATTCTGGCCCTGGAACGCTATGGGCAAAGACTGCTGGAAATAGTGATAGGCACCATTGTAGCTTTAATTGGGTTCTGTTATGTGATAGAATTGTTTCTGGCCAAACCTGATTGGCCGCAGGTGCTGGCCCATACAGTAATTCCCCGTTTGCCTGCCGGCTCGATTCTGGTAGCGGTGGCTATGCTGGGGGCAACGGTAATGCCCCATGTAGTGTTTTTGCATTCTCAGCTGGTGCTGGACCGACGCCCCCAGGGAGCATCTGCAGATTTTTTACGCCAGCTGTTTCGCTGGGAATGCCGGGATATTGCCCTGGCCATGAATACCGCCTTTTTCATCAACTGGGCCATGGTGGTGGTGGCAGCGGCAGTTTTCCACCGGCAGGAGATTGCAGTAAACAGTCTGACCGGTGCTTACCACAGTTTACAGCCAATGCTGGGCAGTCTGGCCCAGCTGGTGTTTGGCATTGCCCTGCTGGCTTCCGGCCTTTCCTCCTCTGTGGTGGGGACGATGAGTGGCCAGCTGGTGCTAAAAGGCTTTATCGGCCTTGACCTGCCTGTGACCTGGCGACGGCTTCTGGTCATGGGCCCGGCTCTGGCGGTTTTGCTCTGGGCAGCCGATCCCCTGCAGGCCCTGGTGTTCAGCCAGGCGGTCTTGAGTTTTGCCCTGCCAGGGGCGATTGTGCCGCTGCTTCTGCTGACCCGGCGCCGGGATTTACTGGGGGAACTGGCGGACCGGCCCTGGGAACAGCTGCTGGGCTGGAGTGTGGTGACTGTGGTGCTGGCTTTTAACGGCATACTATTATTGAGCGGTTTTGGGGGGTGAGCCCCCCATTTCCCCTTTTCACAGAAAAAAGACCTTTACCCCGACCTGCAGTCGAGGTAAAGGTCTCGTTGCCCGTCCCCGGGTTTGGACGGTGGCAGAACCGGGTATTGCTACCAGTATGTCGATTCTGCCTGTGGCAGGTTAATACCACCAACTACTCCCCTTTACACTGGCAATATATGCACTATCCTGCCCAGGGGTGCATACATTGAAGCAGAAGACAGGTACTGGGGGGAGGAAAATGCCACAGGAAGAACTAATCTTCTGGCTGGGAATATTACAGGAACATCTGCAGACAGCGAAAAACCGGCTGGCGGAAGGGGAAAAAGCCTGGCGGCAGGAGGCGGAACAAATTCAACAACGCCTCCAGGCCGTGCAGGACCAGCTGCGGGGAGGCTATTTTGTCAGCAAGGCAGATATTCTGGCTCTGGCCCGGGAAACCTGCCGCTGGCTGCAGCGTTTGCTTTATCGCATGTTGCGCTGTCAGGTGCAGGCCAGCCTGTATCCCCTGCTGGTGGACCACTGGGCCCGGGAGACCCGCTTTTTCTGTCAGTTATTGCGGTTGAGTGCCACCGGTAACCCCCATGCCCGCCTGGGACAGTTAAGGGAGAGTTTATTCTGGTTACGTATTTTTGCTGAACACCTGCAACTGCTCAGCCAGCAGTTGGATCCTACGGAACAGTTACTTCAGGCTGAAGCAGCCCTGTTGTTGCGGCGACTGGAACGATGTCGCCTGACTCTGAGTAACTGGGAGTCTCTGGTGGGGCAGGATAGAGATTTCCCCCTCACCCTGGGCCAGGCATTGGCGGATAGCCGGGAAACGGTGCTGGCGGTGTTGAAATACAAACAAAAAGTAGCGCGGCGGGCCAGACGGTGTCAGTTGCTGGCGGTTTTTCCGGCTGACTGGCCGGAACATCTGTTGCGGGAAGGACGTTATTTTCTCAGTCTCTGGCCATAGGAAAACAGAAAGAGAAAGGAAGGACAAGGGATGGACAGCTATCGTTCGGTAGGCCGGGAAGCGGTGGCGGAAATTGTGATCAAAAAATCCCGGTTTATCTGTTATGTAAAGCCTGTGGAAACTGCCGAGGCAGCCCAGGAATTTGTCGAGGCTATTCGCAAAAAACACTGGGATGCTACTCACAATGTTCCAGCCTGGCGGGTGGGAATGCCGGTACCGGCAGAAAGGTTCAGTGATGATGGCGAACCGGCGGGAACAGCCGGCATGCCGGTACTGGAGGTATTGCGCAAACAGGAGGTAACCAACTGCGTACTGGTAGTGACCCGCTATTTTGGCGGCACTTTGCTGGGAGCAGGGGGCCTGGTGCGGGCTTATACGGAAAGTGCCGTTAAGGGGCTGGAGGCAGCCGGGATTGTTACCTATCACCTTTATCGGCGATTTACCATTATAGTTCCTTACCCGCTTTTGGGCTCCATCCTCCATCTGCTGGAAAAGTTGGAGGGTAAACTGGAAGAACCGCTTTATGGAGCAGAAGTGCAGGTAAGGGGTTGGTTACTCCCTGAGCTGCAAAACAAGCTGGAAAAGGAAGTGGCGGAACTGGGGCAGGGACAGCTGCAGGTGGAATGGGGGGAAAGCTGTTACTTGCCGTAAATGCCTTTCAGCCGTCCCTTCCAGAAACGCAATCTATTAGCCAGGCCGGGATATCTGGCCTGTAATTTTTTTTGCCATTTCCGGGCCCAGGGCCAATCGGGGGCCAGCAAATAGAGGGCCAGCAGCAAAAACAGAATTCCCTGCAGAACTGGTAAAAAGAGACCGGCGATGCCCAGGATTAGAAAAATCAGGCCCAGGCTGAGGCGCAACAGCTTTTTAGCTTTTTCTCTCATGAGCGTCTCCTTCCTTTGGGACTTCTTCACACTTCTATTATGACTGATTAACCGGGCAAAAGCAATGGGACTGGCACCCGGATTCCTGGTCCCCGATAGTATATTACACAATCACACACAGCACAATCGAGGGGACAGTGAATGAGCATTCTTCCAGTCCAGCCTGAGTTAAAGGAAACCCTGTGGGGCGGTACCTGGTTCTGGCGCCAGGGACTGCACCAGGAGGGGAGAAGACGGATAGGGGAAATGTGGTATACGGTACCGGGTATGCCCCTGATGGTGAAATTTATCGATGCAGCGGCACCCCTTTCCCTGCAGGTCCATCCGGGCGATGCCCAGGCCTGGCAGCGTGAGGGCAAAAGGGGTAAAACGGAGGCCTGGTATATCTGGTCCACTGAACCAGGAGCGTATATCTATTATGGGTTTCAGCGTCCAGTGGAAAAAAAAGAGGTGGAAGCGGCTATTCGCGCGGGCCAGCTGGAAAAACTGGTGAAAAAAGTGAAA
The DNA window shown above is from Carboxydocella sporoproducens DSM 16521 and carries:
- a CDS encoding Smr/MutS family protein codes for the protein MAILETANIEQGMPTVEQARLRLLQALRGAKARRAKAVKVIHGYGSSGVGGTLRGEMQKALAAHRRSGLIRHFVSGDKWSIFTPEGRRALELVPELKGDRDLDRGNPGITIVIL
- a CDS encoding DUF1641 domain-containing protein, with the protein product MSQPAQNVVHTVQNDSEAAGKTNQLLGLINAAIDSMDASVVQNLVSTVVQIGEVADELNTPEMIELLREVQKAGKNLQSLIAEVNKLQESGAFDVLIELVGIVKSVKDSSTAGVVTDILKQVVELVSMLDQVLALGGGKLLLGMINSLNEAIEENKNKQPKSMFAIIRQLNSDPDIKKSVNVLVSFLKKFSAHLNLER
- a CDS encoding DUF2935 domain-containing protein, whose protein sequence is MPQEELIFWLGILQEHLQTAKNRLAEGEKAWRQEAEQIQQRLQAVQDQLRGGYFVSKADILALARETCRWLQRLLYRMLRCQVQASLYPLLVDHWARETRFFCQLLRLSATGNPHARLGQLRESLFWLRIFAEHLQLLSQQLDPTEQLLQAEAALLLRRLERCRLTLSNWESLVGQDRDFPLTLGQALADSRETVLAVLKYKQKVARRARRCQLLAVFPADWPEHLLREGRYFLSLWP
- a CDS encoding NAD(P)/FAD-dependent oxidoreductase — translated: MAKRIIVLGSGVAGSMVANRLAKSMQKEIYSGEVEVLVIGNKKQHLYQPGFLFMSFNEGTLEQFSREQKHLLHPKVKFILEEATKIDTANNTVTTTKQSYNYDFLVIATGSYPDFNSVPGLAEASHNFYTPEGAAKLRDELFKFKGGTILMTIDVPHKCPVAPLEWIFMADELFRDLGIRDKVTLKYTYPIGRIHSLEPVAEWAEAEFEKRGIEYEVFFNLEEVDPNKKLAYNMDGTAHPYDLLISVPAHVGAKVVRDSNIGDEDGFIPTDRYSLKMIGQDNVYVLGDATNLPVSKAGSTAHYQADVVVKNIISQIKGLPASHRYSGKAFCFIESGLNEATYIWFDYKTPPQPMPSSEMLHWFKLAYNELYWLSVRGIM
- a CDS encoding DsrE/DsrF/DrsH-like family protein encodes the protein MEQPKLTVILISGEMEKLHAGCLVSSVAAVSGMEVNIFVTMDALKAFRKDVIESKNFKTGEIGQEMLNKNVELFYQLLENARDMGTCNVYGCAMAMDLMEWKKEDLVDVFDDIIGVTAFLGKAVGSQIIVM
- a CDS encoding PGPGW domain-containing protein, with product MREKAKKLLRLSLGLIFLILGIAGLFLPVLQGILFLLLALYLLAPDWPWARKWQKKLQARYPGLANRLRFWKGRLKGIYGK
- a CDS encoding YigZ family protein, which translates into the protein MDSYRSVGREAVAEIVIKKSRFICYVKPVETAEAAQEFVEAIRKKHWDATHNVPAWRVGMPVPAERFSDDGEPAGTAGMPVLEVLRKQEVTNCVLVVTRYFGGTLLGAGGLVRAYTESAVKGLEAAGIVTYHLYRRFTIIVPYPLLGSILHLLEKLEGKLEEPLYGAEVQVRGWLLPELQNKLEKEVAELGQGQLQVEWGESCYLP
- a CDS encoding sulfurtransferase TusA family protein, which encodes MSEVQITKTIDARGAFCPGPLMELVKTIKRGNVGEVYELLSSDSGSAKDVPEWVSKMGHELVYSKQDGNFWRIAVKKLK
- a CDS encoding Nramp family divalent metal transporter, giving the protein MKTATYLAAVPARRSWLSSLGPAVVVAVAYVDPGNFAANLEGGARFGYSLLWVLLLSNLMAIFLQRQSAKLGIGAGKDLATLCGEQFRPGVNRLLWLLAVIAAMATDLAEFLGAALGFYLLLGVPLWLAGLLTAVVTVSILALERYGQRLLEIVIGTIVALIGFCYVIELFLAKPDWPQVLAHTVIPRLPAGSILVAVAMLGATVMPHVVFLHSQLVLDRRPQGASADFLRQLFRWECRDIALAMNTAFFINWAMVVVAAAVFHRQEIAVNSLTGAYHSLQPMLGSLAQLVFGIALLASGLSSSVVGTMSGQLVLKGFIGLDLPVTWRRLLVMGPALAVLLWAADPLQALVFSQAVLSFALPGAIVPLLLLTRRRDLLGELADRPWEQLLGWSVVTVVLAFNGILLLSGFGG
- the hcp gene encoding hydroxylamine reductase, encoding MFCYQCEQTAGGKGCTTVGVCGKNEDIAALQDLLVFALKGIAAYAYHARELGYVDEEIDAFMEKAMFTTLTNVDFDLNHHIEMVLEAGRINLKAMELLDKANTERFGTPVPTTVETGSKPGPGILVTGHDLLDLYELLKQTEGTGINIYTHGEMLPAHAYPELKKFPHLVGNWGTAWQNQKKEWSEFPGAILVTTNCVLLPAEAYKDRIFTCGVAKLPGVPHIQNRDFSQVIEKAKSLPPLPEAPKGTLSTGFHHVPVLSLADKIIEAVKAGKIKHFFLVGGCDGARPGRNYYTEFVEKAPKDTVILTLACGKYRFNHLDLGDIDGIPRLIDIGQCNNAYSAIQIALALANAFNCGVNDLPLSLVLSWFEQKAVAILTTLLYLGIKNMRLGPTPPAFVTPNVFKVLQENYNLQLITTPEEDLKAILG